A window from Microbacterium ginsengiterrae encodes these proteins:
- a CDS encoding 2-keto-4-pentenoate hydratase — MLDPDIIDRIAEELAEADRTHSVIPRITARYPDATIEDSYAIQGIWRDKNVAAGRRMVGRKIGLTSKAMQQATGITEPDYGVMFEDTVYASGSDIRFDEFSNVRIEVELAFMLKSPLRGPDCTLEDALAAIDYAVPALEVLNSHIELEGRTIVDTISDNAAYGAMVLGDVHMRPDEIDLRWVPGVLSRNGEIEETGVAAGVLGHPATGVAWLADKLHQHGAHLEAGEIILAGSFTRPMWVSRGDEVRCDYREMGEITCRFV; from the coding sequence ATGCTGGACCCTGACATCATCGACCGCATCGCGGAGGAACTCGCCGAGGCCGACCGCACCCACAGCGTGATCCCACGGATCACCGCGAGGTATCCGGATGCCACGATCGAGGATTCGTACGCGATCCAAGGCATCTGGCGCGACAAGAACGTCGCCGCCGGCCGCCGCATGGTGGGGCGCAAGATCGGGCTGACCTCGAAGGCGATGCAGCAGGCCACCGGGATCACCGAGCCCGACTACGGCGTCATGTTCGAGGACACCGTGTACGCGTCCGGCTCGGACATCCGCTTCGACGAGTTCTCGAACGTCCGCATCGAGGTCGAGCTCGCGTTCATGCTGAAGTCGCCGCTGCGGGGCCCGGACTGCACTCTCGAGGATGCCCTCGCCGCCATCGACTACGCGGTGCCCGCTCTGGAGGTGCTGAACTCGCACATCGAGCTCGAGGGCCGCACGATCGTGGACACCATCAGCGACAACGCCGCCTACGGCGCCATGGTGCTCGGTGACGTGCACATGCGACCGGACGAGATCGACCTCCGTTGGGTGCCCGGCGTCCTGTCGCGCAACGGCGAGATCGAGGAGACCGGTGTGGCCGCCGGCGTCCTCGGTCATCCGGCGACGGGGGTCGCGTGGCTGGCCGACAAGCTCCATCAGCACGGTGCGCACCTCGAGGCCGGCGAGATCATCCTGGCCGGGTCGTTCACCCGTCCGATGTGGGTGTCCCGGGGCGACGAGGTGCGCTGCGACTATCGAGAGATGGGTGAGATCACATGCCGTTTCGTGTAG
- a CDS encoding HpcH/HpaI aldolase family protein, producing MPFRVAARLSFRDALAEADRPLVGAWISSGSPIAAEIIAGSGLDWTLIDAEHSPIGLESILGLLQAVAAYPITPVVRVPSADATLIKQVLDVGAQNLLVPMVDSAEEAAAAVAATRYPPRGIRGVGSALARAGQWGRIDSYLPRAHEITSLSVQVETETAVRHARAIAEVDGVDAVFVGPSDLAASMGLLGQQEHPDVSAAVERTIADVRAAGKPVGVNAFTPATARRYLDAGASFVLVAADVSILARATEKLAAEWIPGAAAEERAGY from the coding sequence ATGCCGTTTCGTGTAGCCGCCCGGCTATCCTTCCGCGACGCGCTCGCGGAGGCCGACCGCCCTCTCGTGGGAGCGTGGATCTCCTCGGGAAGTCCGATCGCCGCGGAGATCATCGCCGGCTCAGGTCTGGACTGGACCCTCATCGACGCCGAGCACAGCCCGATCGGCCTCGAGTCCATCCTCGGCCTCCTGCAGGCCGTCGCCGCGTACCCGATCACACCGGTCGTGCGGGTGCCGTCGGCGGACGCCACCCTCATCAAGCAGGTCCTCGACGTCGGCGCTCAGAACCTGCTGGTGCCGATGGTGGACAGCGCGGAGGAGGCTGCCGCAGCCGTCGCGGCGACACGGTACCCGCCGCGCGGCATCCGCGGTGTGGGCAGTGCGCTGGCACGGGCGGGGCAATGGGGGCGGATCGATTCCTACCTCCCGCGCGCGCACGAGATCACCTCGTTGAGCGTCCAGGTCGAGACGGAGACCGCCGTGCGCCATGCGCGCGCGATCGCCGAGGTCGACGGGGTGGATGCGGTCTTCGTCGGCCCGAGCGACCTGGCCGCCTCCATGGGGCTGCTCGGTCAGCAGGAGCATCCGGACGTCTCGGCGGCCGTCGAGCGGACGATCGCCGACGTGCGCGCCGCGGGCAAACCGGTCGGCGTCAACGCGTTCACGCCCGCCACCGCCCGGCGCTATCTCGATGCCGGCGCCTCCTTCGTCCTCGTCGCGGCGGACGTCTCGATCCTCGCGCGCGCGACCGAGAAGCTCGCGGCCGAGTGGATCCCGGGCGCAGCCGCCGAGGAGCGCGCCGGATACTGA
- a CDS encoding ROK family transcriptional regulator: MKERATAVEAVRRTNLGEVLRLVHHEGTRSRSLITAETGLNRSTVADLVTALVERGLVVEQEPDPTKRVGRPSPSVSANADVIAIGANPEVDAIEIGAVSLGGGLRARARIERDGVPSVADAVATIADTVAQWREDELAGCRLIGVGVAVPGLVRAADGLVRLAPHLNWRDEDIASPLADALDMPVAVDNDASLGARAEHLFGAARDHADIVYLNGGASGIGGGLILDGSLIRGAGGYAGEWGQTRPGIPNDAYRRTHDGVLEDEVSRARLLAAAKLTGGDDAALAAALAAEPGPTAEEEVARQRHVLAATISNAVNALNPSMIVLGGFLGILRDRDPESFDADVRARSLAVAADEVQIASAALGRDRLLIGAAEASFAALLADPLG, from the coding sequence ATGAAGGAACGCGCGACCGCCGTCGAGGCGGTGCGCCGCACGAACCTCGGTGAGGTGTTGCGGCTGGTGCATCATGAGGGGACGCGCTCACGGTCACTGATCACCGCGGAGACGGGCCTGAACCGCTCGACGGTCGCCGACCTCGTGACCGCTCTCGTCGAACGCGGGCTCGTGGTGGAGCAGGAGCCCGATCCCACCAAGCGCGTCGGTCGGCCGAGCCCGTCGGTCTCGGCGAACGCCGACGTGATCGCCATCGGGGCGAACCCGGAGGTCGACGCGATCGAGATCGGCGCCGTCAGTCTCGGGGGAGGGCTCCGAGCGCGGGCCCGCATCGAACGGGACGGGGTGCCGAGCGTCGCAGACGCGGTCGCGACGATCGCCGACACCGTCGCGCAGTGGCGGGAAGACGAACTCGCCGGCTGCCGCCTCATCGGCGTCGGCGTCGCTGTGCCCGGGCTCGTCCGGGCGGCGGACGGACTCGTGCGGCTCGCACCGCACCTGAACTGGCGTGACGAGGACATCGCCTCTCCGCTGGCTGATGCGCTGGACATGCCGGTGGCCGTCGACAACGACGCCTCGCTCGGCGCACGGGCCGAGCATCTCTTCGGAGCCGCGCGGGATCACGCCGACATCGTCTATCTCAACGGCGGTGCGAGTGGTATCGGTGGCGGACTGATCCTCGACGGCTCGCTGATCCGCGGCGCCGGCGGGTATGCGGGAGAGTGGGGACAGACGCGTCCCGGCATCCCGAACGATGCGTATCGCCGCACGCACGACGGTGTCCTCGAGGACGAGGTGAGCCGTGCACGGCTGCTCGCGGCGGCGAAGCTGACGGGCGGGGACGACGCGGCGCTCGCCGCCGCGCTCGCCGCCGAACCCGGCCCGACTGCGGAGGAGGAGGTCGCCAGGCAGCGGCACGTGCTGGCGGCGACCATCAGCAATGCGGTCAACGCCCTCAACCCGTCGATGATCGTGCTCGGTGGTTTCCTCGGCATCCTGCGCGATCGCGATCCGGAATCGTTCGACGCGGATGTGCGCGCTCGTTCGCTCGCTGTCGCGGCCGACGAGGTGCAGATCGCCTCGGCCGCACTCGGTCGCGATCGCCTGCTGATCGGCGCCGCCGAGGCATCCTTCGCCGCGCTGCTGGCGGATCCGCTCGGCTGA
- the hpaE gene encoding 5-carboxymethyl-2-hydroxymuconate semialdehyde dehydrogenase, with protein sequence MNDARIPADLPDHIQHYIDGAFVDSVDGDTFDVLDPVTNETYTTAAAGKKADIDLAVASARRAFVEGPWPRMLPRERARVLHRIADIVESRDARLAEMESYDSGLPITQALGQARRAAENFRFFADLIVAQADDTFKVPGRQINYVNRKPIGVAGLITPWNTPFMLESWKLGPALATGNTVVLKPAEFTPLSASLWAGIFEEAGLPKGVFNLVNGLGEDAGDALVKHPDVPLISFTGESSTGQVIFANAAPFLKGLSMELGGKSPAVVFADADLDEAVNATIFGVFSLNGERCTAGSRILVERTVYDEFVEKYAAQAKRVKVGSPHDPTTEVGALVHPEHYDKVMSYIEIGKTEGRLVAGGGRPEGFELGNYVAPTVFVDVPPEARIFQEEIFGPVVAITPFDSDEEALTLANDTKYGLAAYIWTNDLKRAHNFAGAVEAGMVWLNSNNVRDLRTPFGGVKASGLGHEGGYRSIDFYTDQQAVHITLGEVHNPVFGKQGR encoded by the coding sequence ATGAACGACGCCCGCATTCCGGCAGACCTGCCCGATCACATCCAGCACTACATCGACGGCGCCTTCGTCGACTCGGTCGACGGCGACACGTTCGACGTGCTCGACCCGGTGACGAACGAGACGTACACCACGGCCGCCGCGGGGAAGAAGGCCGACATCGACCTCGCCGTCGCCTCCGCACGGCGGGCGTTCGTGGAGGGCCCGTGGCCGAGGATGCTGCCGCGGGAACGCGCTCGGGTGCTGCACCGGATCGCCGACATCGTCGAATCCCGCGATGCGCGCCTCGCCGAGATGGAGTCGTACGACTCGGGACTGCCCATCACGCAGGCACTCGGCCAGGCGCGCCGAGCGGCCGAGAACTTCCGGTTCTTCGCCGACCTGATCGTGGCCCAGGCCGACGACACCTTCAAGGTTCCCGGTCGGCAGATCAACTACGTCAACCGCAAGCCGATCGGCGTCGCGGGACTCATCACGCCGTGGAACACCCCGTTCATGCTCGAGTCGTGGAAGCTCGGTCCCGCCCTCGCGACCGGCAACACCGTGGTGCTCAAGCCCGCCGAGTTCACTCCCCTGTCGGCATCCCTGTGGGCCGGGATCTTCGAGGAGGCCGGGCTGCCGAAGGGCGTCTTCAACCTCGTCAACGGCCTGGGAGAGGATGCCGGCGACGCACTCGTGAAGCACCCGGACGTCCCCCTCATCTCCTTCACCGGTGAGAGCTCGACCGGCCAGGTGATCTTCGCCAACGCCGCCCCGTTCCTCAAGGGACTGTCGATGGAGCTCGGCGGCAAGTCGCCCGCCGTCGTGTTCGCGGACGCGGACCTCGACGAGGCGGTCAACGCGACGATCTTCGGCGTCTTCTCCCTCAACGGCGAGCGCTGCACGGCCGGTTCACGCATCCTCGTCGAGCGCACCGTCTATGACGAGTTCGTCGAGAAGTACGCGGCCCAGGCGAAGCGCGTGAAGGTCGGCTCGCCGCACGACCCCACGACCGAGGTCGGGGCGCTCGTGCACCCCGAGCACTACGACAAGGTGATGAGCTACATCGAGATCGGCAAGACCGAGGGGCGTCTCGTCGCCGGTGGCGGCCGGCCGGAGGGATTCGAGCTCGGCAACTACGTCGCTCCGACGGTCTTCGTCGATGTCCCTCCCGAGGCCCGCATCTTCCAGGAGGAGATCTTCGGTCCTGTCGTGGCGATCACGCCGTTCGACAGCGACGAGGAGGCCCTCACGCTGGCGAACGACACGAAGTACGGCCTGGCCGCCTACATCTGGACCAACGACCTCAAGCGCGCCCACAACTTCGCCGGCGCCGTCGAGGCCGGCATGGTGTGGCTCAACAGCAACAACGTCCGGGATCTGCGCACACCGTTCGGCGGGGTGAAGGCCTCCGGCCTCGGTCATGAGGGCGGATACCGCTCGATCGACTTCTACACCGACCAGCAGGCGGTGCACATCACCCTCGGCGAGGTGCACAACCCCGTCTTCGGCAAGCAAGGACGCTGA
- a CDS encoding glycoside hydrolase family 43 protein, with the protein MITAANPILPGCHPDPSICRVGDEYFLVTSTFEYLPGLPVMRSTDLVRWETIGHAIDRHGMLDFDGIRSSGGLYAPTIRHDGEVFWIVCTLVDQADPSRGGNFVITADDPAGPWSDPIRLDADGIDPSVAFDADGRVWMHGTRLAREPQWHDQTEVWVREFSRTERALVGEEHVIWRGAVQGVVWAEGPHLYRLDGRWYLVAAEGGTEFHHAVSVARADEVTGPYVGNRANPVLTHRHLGRGAGVIGAGHADLVQAPDGSWHAVMLAMRAADGHHYPLGRETFLCPVTWEDGWPVFAPGLGRLPDEVAIPWTDAAMEEGTWQPDDRRPGLVPADDHRWTSLRVPPQHVARADDDGSWMLPVRTEVLSDPGTVAFLGLRQQHADVDVTCTIETTDLADGETVGFVVRQSERDHAAVQITRTPEGLVLEVVHRQADSEQILLRQDRAFASSVALGVRARGWSYEPVCDGEGLPSVDARTLDAAATGGFLGMWFGVFATSNGRAPRSHVRISDVVYAPSEEAVQRPLP; encoded by the coding sequence ATGATCACCGCAGCGAACCCGATCCTTCCCGGGTGTCATCCCGATCCCTCGATCTGCCGGGTGGGCGACGAGTACTTCCTGGTGACCTCGACGTTCGAGTATCTGCCGGGGTTGCCCGTCATGCGCTCAACGGACCTGGTGCGCTGGGAGACGATCGGGCACGCGATCGACCGACACGGGATGCTGGACTTCGACGGCATCCGGTCATCCGGGGGACTGTACGCGCCGACGATCCGGCACGACGGCGAGGTGTTCTGGATCGTCTGCACCCTCGTGGATCAGGCGGACCCCTCGCGCGGGGGGAACTTCGTCATCACCGCCGACGACCCGGCCGGACCGTGGAGTGACCCGATCCGGCTGGACGCGGACGGCATCGATCCGTCCGTGGCCTTCGATGCGGACGGCCGGGTGTGGATGCACGGCACCCGGCTGGCGCGGGAACCGCAGTGGCACGACCAGACCGAGGTCTGGGTACGCGAGTTCTCGCGGACCGAGCGCGCCCTGGTCGGTGAGGAGCACGTCATCTGGCGCGGTGCCGTGCAGGGCGTGGTGTGGGCCGAGGGGCCCCATCTGTACCGCCTCGACGGTCGCTGGTACCTCGTCGCGGCCGAGGGCGGGACGGAGTTCCATCACGCGGTGAGCGTGGCGAGAGCCGATGAGGTCACAGGGCCGTACGTCGGCAACCGGGCCAATCCCGTCCTCACACACCGGCACCTCGGGCGCGGCGCCGGTGTGATCGGTGCCGGGCACGCCGACCTCGTGCAGGCCCCGGACGGGTCATGGCATGCGGTCATGCTCGCGATGCGCGCCGCGGACGGACACCACTATCCGCTCGGCCGCGAGACGTTCCTGTGCCCGGTGACCTGGGAGGACGGCTGGCCGGTGTTCGCCCCGGGTCTCGGTCGCCTGCCCGACGAGGTGGCGATTCCCTGGACGGATGCCGCGATGGAGGAGGGCACGTGGCAGCCCGATGACCGGCGACCCGGTCTCGTCCCCGCGGACGATCACCGATGGACCTCGCTGCGCGTCCCGCCCCAGCATGTGGCCCGTGCTGACGACGACGGGTCGTGGATGCTCCCCGTCCGCACGGAGGTCCTGTCCGATCCAGGAACCGTCGCATTCCTCGGGCTCCGGCAGCAGCACGCCGATGTCGACGTGACCTGCACGATCGAGACGACCGATCTGGCGGACGGGGAGACGGTGGGATTCGTCGTCCGACAGTCCGAGCGCGACCACGCCGCGGTGCAGATCACCAGGACGCCGGAAGGGCTTGTTCTCGAGGTCGTCCATCGCCAGGCGGACAGCGAGCAGATCCTCCTGCGGCAGGACAGGGCGTTCGCGTCTTCGGTGGCGCTCGGTGTCCGCGCTCGAGGCTGGTCGTATGAGCCGGTCTGCGACGGCGAGGGCCTGCCCTCCGTCGACGCCCGGACGCTGGATGCCGCGGCCACCGGAGGATTCCTCGGAATGTGGTTCGGTGTCTTCGCCACGAGCAACGGGCGTGCACCGCGAAGCCACGTGCGCATCTCGGACGTCGTCTACGCGCCGTCCGAGGAAGCCGTCCAGAGGCCGCTACCCTGA
- a CDS encoding short-chain fatty acid transporter has product MRPINRFLERWIPSALTFAIVLTLIVAVLAMTLTQTSPVDVVKGWGDGLAGLLAFMTQMCLILLLGYMLANTRPVQKLLRRLARVPGSAGFAYVFVFVIAAIASLITWGLGLIVGTLLAREIAVEARKNGMKVHFPLLVAAGYSGFVVWHMGYSGSGPLTAATPDSFLIPSLGGEVLPITETTFSTWNMLAALAVIVVVGALMFVIRPKQGDPVYELPSHVGSEETGEYDDEVVTPADRIDASRILTTVIGAGLVIYLIVHFVQGGTLTLDIVNWSFLALIMLLVRSPFELIHLTKKAAANVGEILVQFPLYAGILGIMSSSGLIALFSDALVSIATPTTFGVLALLSAGIVNFFVPSGGGQFAVQGPIMLDAAEQLGVDPSIAVMAVAYGDQWTNMIQPFWALPVLAIAGLKMRDILGYTFITLLGSGVVMAATLLLVSL; this is encoded by the coding sequence ATGCGCCCGATCAACCGCTTCCTGGAGCGGTGGATTCCCTCCGCATTGACGTTCGCGATCGTGTTGACCCTGATCGTGGCCGTCCTCGCCATGACCCTGACCCAGACCAGCCCGGTCGACGTCGTCAAGGGATGGGGAGACGGCCTCGCGGGTCTGCTCGCGTTCATGACCCAGATGTGCCTCATCCTTCTCCTGGGGTACATGCTCGCCAACACCCGTCCGGTGCAGAAGCTGCTGCGCCGACTGGCGCGCGTGCCGGGCAGCGCCGGATTCGCCTACGTCTTCGTGTTCGTCATCGCGGCGATCGCGAGCCTGATCACCTGGGGACTCGGCCTCATCGTCGGCACGCTGCTCGCGCGAGAGATCGCCGTCGAGGCGCGCAAGAACGGCATGAAGGTGCACTTCCCGCTGCTCGTCGCCGCCGGGTACTCCGGCTTCGTCGTCTGGCACATGGGCTACTCGGGCTCCGGCCCCCTCACTGCGGCGACGCCCGACTCCTTCCTCATTCCGAGCCTGGGCGGCGAGGTCCTCCCGATCACGGAGACGACCTTCTCGACCTGGAACATGCTCGCCGCTCTCGCGGTCATCGTCGTGGTGGGCGCGCTGATGTTCGTCATCCGTCCGAAGCAGGGCGATCCGGTGTACGAGCTTCCCTCGCACGTCGGCTCGGAGGAGACCGGCGAGTACGACGACGAGGTGGTGACCCCGGCGGACCGCATCGACGCGTCGCGCATCCTCACGACGGTCATCGGCGCGGGCCTGGTCATCTACCTCATCGTGCACTTCGTGCAGGGCGGCACTCTCACACTCGACATCGTGAACTGGTCGTTCCTCGCGCTGATCATGCTGCTCGTTCGGAGCCCGTTCGAACTCATCCACCTGACCAAGAAGGCCGCGGCGAACGTCGGCGAGATCCTCGTGCAGTTCCCGCTCTACGCCGGCATCCTCGGGATCATGTCCAGCTCGGGGCTGATCGCGCTGTTCTCCGACGCGTTGGTCTCGATCGCCACCCCGACCACGTTCGGTGTGCTGGCGCTCCTGTCGGCGGGCATCGTGAACTTCTTCGTCCCCTCCGGCGGCGGACAGTTCGCCGTGCAGGGGCCGATCATGCTCGATGCGGCCGAGCAACTGGGCGTCGACCCGTCGATCGCCGTGATGGCCGTGGCATACGGCGATCAGTGGACGAACATGATCCAGCCGTTCTGGGCGCTCCCCGTCCTCGCGATCGCCGGACTGAAGATGCGCGACATCCTCGGGTACACGTTCATCACGCTCCTCGGTTCCGGCGTCGTCATGGCGGCGACCCTGCTGCTCGTCAGCCTCTGA
- a CDS encoding glycoside hydrolase family 3 N-terminal domain-containing protein: protein MTNDTSLQRSAAPADIPAFPIGSERVAALLEQMTLEEKAAQLVGYWLDQGGDVVAPMQNEMGGAERSGALAEITRHGIGHYTRVYGTRPVDPTERAAWLWEEQRRLKTETRLGIPALVHEECLTGLAAWKAATFPTPLAWGATFDPELVAEMGALIGESMREIGIHQGLAPVLDVVRDPRWGRVDECIGEDPYLVGTVGTAYVQGLQSEGVHATLKHFLGYSASRAGRNHAPVSAGTREVADVFLPPFEMAIRDGGVRSVMNSYTEIDGVPVASDPELLTGLLRDRLGFDGVVVADYFAVAFLEVMHAVAADRGEAAGLALTAGIDVELPSGDAYLEPLVERVRSGALDEAYLDRAVIRVLTQKEQLGLLEPDVFEDDAPTDVDLDTPRHRDAARRLATESLVLLSNDGVLPLAADARRIALIGPNADRAEALQGCYSFANHVLAHHPDHEIGFEIPTVREALVRALPDAEIVHVRGSEVEGVDRSGFAEAAQAASDADVAIVVVGDQAGLFGRGTVGEGNDVESLDLPGVQRELVEGIVATGTPVIMVLLTGRPYAIGWALDEGGERPAAVVQSFFPGEEGGTAIVDVLTGVSAPSGRLPVTLPRSAGAQPYSYLHPILGGPSDVTSTDPSPVRPFGFGLTYTSFVYDDLAVDAEAATHGRFTASVTVTNTGDRDGTDVVQLYARDVVASVTRPVAQLLGYARVDLAAGESRRVSLDVPAARLAFTDRRGTRIVEPGDVEVWFGSHAEAMPAQADPEGATGGAISNARDRGRREIPGASTERARIVLTGDVHPVSGADARLVDVSIG, encoded by the coding sequence ATGACCAACGACACCTCGCTGCAGAGATCGGCCGCGCCCGCGGACATCCCGGCATTCCCCATCGGATCCGAACGGGTCGCCGCGCTGCTGGAGCAGATGACCCTCGAGGAGAAGGCTGCGCAGCTCGTCGGCTACTGGCTGGACCAGGGCGGCGACGTGGTCGCGCCGATGCAGAACGAGATGGGCGGCGCGGAGCGCTCGGGTGCCCTCGCTGAGATCACCCGCCACGGCATCGGTCACTACACGCGCGTGTACGGCACGCGCCCGGTCGATCCGACCGAGCGCGCCGCCTGGCTGTGGGAGGAGCAGCGGCGGCTGAAGACCGAGACGCGGCTGGGGATTCCCGCGCTCGTGCACGAGGAGTGTCTGACGGGACTCGCCGCGTGGAAGGCGGCGACGTTCCCCACCCCGTTGGCGTGGGGGGCCACCTTCGACCCGGAGCTCGTCGCCGAGATGGGGGCGCTGATCGGGGAGTCGATGCGAGAGATCGGCATCCACCAGGGGCTCGCCCCTGTTCTCGATGTCGTGCGTGATCCGCGCTGGGGGCGTGTCGACGAGTGCATCGGCGAGGATCCGTACCTCGTCGGCACCGTCGGTACGGCGTACGTGCAGGGGCTGCAGTCCGAGGGCGTCCACGCCACTCTCAAGCACTTCCTCGGCTATTCGGCCTCGCGGGCGGGGCGCAACCACGCCCCGGTCTCGGCCGGCACCCGTGAGGTCGCCGATGTGTTCCTGCCGCCGTTCGAGATGGCGATCCGCGACGGCGGCGTGCGCAGCGTGATGAACAGCTACACCGAGATCGACGGCGTCCCCGTGGCGTCGGATCCCGAGCTGCTCACCGGTCTGCTGCGCGACCGGCTGGGGTTCGACGGGGTCGTGGTCGCCGACTACTTCGCCGTCGCGTTCCTCGAGGTGATGCACGCCGTCGCCGCCGACCGCGGTGAGGCAGCGGGTCTCGCGCTGACGGCGGGGATCGACGTCGAGCTGCCCTCCGGTGATGCCTACCTCGAGCCGCTGGTGGAGCGCGTGCGTTCCGGTGCACTCGACGAGGCGTACCTCGACCGGGCCGTGATCCGCGTGCTCACCCAGAAGGAGCAGCTCGGTCTGCTGGAGCCGGACGTGTTCGAGGACGATGCGCCGACGGACGTGGACCTGGACACCCCGCGGCATCGCGACGCGGCACGCCGCCTCGCCACCGAATCCCTCGTGCTCCTCTCCAACGACGGGGTCCTTCCACTCGCAGCAGACGCCAGGCGCATCGCCCTGATCGGGCCGAACGCCGACCGGGCGGAGGCGCTGCAGGGCTGCTACTCCTTCGCGAACCATGTGCTCGCCCATCACCCCGACCACGAGATCGGCTTCGAGATCCCGACGGTGCGCGAGGCCCTGGTCAGAGCGCTCCCGGATGCCGAGATCGTGCACGTCCGCGGCTCGGAGGTCGAAGGCGTCGACCGCTCCGGCTTCGCCGAGGCGGCGCAGGCGGCGTCGGATGCCGATGTCGCGATCGTCGTGGTCGGCGATCAGGCCGGACTCTTCGGCCGGGGCACGGTCGGAGAGGGCAACGACGTGGAGTCCCTCGATCTCCCCGGCGTGCAGCGCGAGCTCGTCGAGGGCATCGTCGCCACCGGAACCCCGGTGATCATGGTGCTCCTCACGGGCCGCCCATACGCGATCGGCTGGGCTCTGGACGAGGGGGGCGAACGACCCGCCGCCGTCGTGCAGTCGTTCTTCCCCGGCGAGGAAGGGGGCACGGCGATCGTCGACGTCCTCACCGGTGTCTCTGCGCCGTCCGGGCGTCTTCCCGTCACCCTGCCGCGATCGGCGGGTGCACAGCCCTACAGCTATCTGCACCCCATCCTCGGCGGTCCGTCGGATGTGACCTCGACGGACCCGTCACCGGTCCGTCCGTTCGGGTTCGGCCTGACCTATACCTCCTTCGTGTACGACGACCTCGCCGTGGACGCGGAGGCCGCCACCCACGGCCGGTTCACCGCCTCGGTGACCGTGACGAACACCGGCGACAGGGACGGCACCGATGTCGTGCAGCTGTACGCGCGGGACGTCGTCGCCTCCGTGACCCGCCCTGTGGCGCAGCTGCTCGGGTACGCGCGTGTCGACCTCGCTGCCGGTGAGTCGCGTCGCGTGAGCCTGGACGTGCCCGCCGCACGGCTCGCCTTCACGGATCGCCGTGGGACGAGGATCGTCGAACCCGGCGACGTCGAGGTCTGGTTCGGGTCGCACGCCGAGGCGATGCCGGCCCAGGCTGACCCCGAGGGGGCGACGGGGGGAGCGATCTCCAACGCGCGCGACCGCGGTCGCCGGGAGATCCCCGGTGCGTCGACGGAGCGAGCGCGCATCGTCCTCACCGGCGACGTGCATCCCGTCTCCGGCGCGGACGCGCGGCTGGTCGACGTCTCGATCGGATGA
- the hpaD gene encoding 3,4-dihydroxyphenylacetate 2,3-dioxygenase, translating to MTHREDMTLTSSGFFVSQEAPIETPHPIATPQASPPDILRCAYMELVVTDLAASRQFYVDVLGLYVTEEDDEAIYLRSTEEFIHHNLVLRAGEVAAVAAFSYRVRTPEDLDRAVEFYTELGCDVRREPNGFVKGIGDSVRVVDPLGFPYEFFHQTDHVERMSWRYDLHIPGELVRLDHFNQVTPDVPRAVKFMQDLGFRVTEDIQDEEGTVYAAWMRRKPTVHDTAMTGGDGPRMHHVCFATHEKHNILAICDKLGALRRSDVIERGPGRHGVSNAFYLYLRDPDGHRVEVYTQDYYTGDPDNPVVTWDVHDNQRRDWWGNPVVPSWYTEASLVLDLDGNPQPVVARTDDSEMAVTIGADGFSYTRKDEGETSMPEYKQGEYKLGHQL from the coding sequence ATGACCCATCGTGAAGACATGACACTCACCTCCTCCGGTTTCTTCGTCAGCCAGGAGGCGCCGATCGAGACCCCGCACCCCATCGCGACCCCGCAGGCCTCCCCGCCGGACATCCTGCGCTGCGCGTACATGGAGCTCGTGGTCACCGACCTCGCGGCATCACGTCAGTTCTATGTCGACGTCCTCGGGCTGTACGTCACGGAGGAGGACGACGAGGCGATCTATCTGCGTTCCACGGAGGAGTTCATCCACCACAACCTCGTACTGCGAGCCGGTGAGGTCGCCGCCGTCGCGGCGTTCTCGTACCGGGTACGGACGCCGGAGGACCTCGACCGTGCCGTCGAGTTCTACACGGAACTCGGATGCGATGTGCGGCGCGAGCCGAACGGCTTCGTCAAGGGCATCGGAGACTCGGTGCGGGTCGTCGATCCGCTCGGCTTCCCCTACGAGTTCTTCCACCAGACCGACCACGTCGAGCGGATGTCGTGGCGCTACGACCTGCACATCCCCGGCGAGCTCGTGCGCCTGGACCACTTCAACCAGGTCACCCCCGACGTGCCGCGCGCCGTGAAGTTCATGCAGGACCTCGGCTTCCGGGTGACGGAGGACATCCAGGATGAAGAAGGCACGGTCTACGCGGCGTGGATGCGGCGGAAGCCCACCGTGCACGACACCGCGATGACCGGTGGCGACGGGCCGCGCATGCACCACGTGTGCTTCGCCACGCACGAGAAGCACAACATCCTCGCCATCTGTGACAAGCTCGGCGCCCTGCGCCGGTCCGACGTCATCGAACGGGGCCCCGGCCGCCACGGGGTGAGCAACGCGTTCTACCTCTATCTGCGGGACCCCGACGGGCACCGGGTGGAGGTCTACACGCAGGACTACTACACCGGCGACCCCGACAACCCGGTCGTCACATGGGACGTGCACGACAACCAGCGACGCGACTGGTGGGGTAACCCCGTCGTCCCGTCGTGGTACACCGAGGCGTCCCTCGTGCTGGACCTCGACGGCAACCCCCAGCCCGTTGTCGCCCGCACCGACGACAGCGAGATGGCGGTCACGATCGGCGCCGACGGCTTCTCCTACACTCGCAAGGACGAGGGCGAGACGTCGATGCCCGAGTACAAGCAGGGCGAGTACAAGCTCGGCCACCAGCTCTAG